TAAAGATATGTAAACTGGACATGACTCTAAGAAcaagatatacagtatatatatatatatatatattttttttttttttttaagtattgaaatatttaacttagCCCTGTTCTTGTAGCCACTGGATGCGAGGTTGTTGCTCTTGGGACTGGAAACTTCAACACCAAAGTGTCATCAAATGGACGGGTTGTGCATGATTCTCATGCTGTTGTTACAGCAAGGAGGTCTCTCATGAGGTATttggttattatttttctatgatGGTCTACTTAAGTCTACTACAAAACATGCTGTAGTTTTCTCAGTTGGTGAgagaattgttctttttttgtttgatacTTGCTACAGTGAGTATGACCATGACATTTCCAGAATAGCTGTATTCTTCTAGCATAATAGATTTttgagtaaatattttagtttgttatTAGCTTTGAAGTAGTTTGCATTAAATATTGTTAGATAACTTTTTTGCAGCtatatttttgacatctttCTGAAAAGATGATACATTAAAGCCTACCCTACAACTCAAGGCATGTCACCACATGTTTAGTGAAGTATATGTGATGGGCCATCCTCATTCTGTGTTACCAGGTACCTGTACCGGCACCTGCTGATGTATTTCAGCAAAAATGCCAATCTGACTGCAAAGTCCATCTTCACTCATAACATCAACAGCAAACTCCTCAGCCTGAAGAGTGGGATTACCCTGCATCTGTATGTAAACCAACTACCAAAGGGTGCAGCACAGATTCCAACTAAGCTGTAAGCATTTGCTCGTTGGGCATGTTTGCAACTTTTTTAAGAACATTCAAAATTAATTCTTGTTCATCTTTTGTCTGTACAACAGAAGAATGaaagataaatttaaaaataggcacttagatttaaatattaataattcattttttaatttacttgaTGAAGTTCCCCTTTGCTAAGAACTTGCAATGTTCTTAGTAAATCTGTTGGCTTGTGATTGCCTAAAATAACACCAGCCTTTCCTTTCTCCCCACTTTTCTGTTAGTGCTTGATTTTTAAACAGCAAAGACCCTTAAAGCAGTTTAATCCACTTGCTTAGGACAGTTGCATTTTTTTAGAAGTCAGAACAAATAAAGATGTCACAAACAGGAGAGTAACTTTAGCAATTGATCATCTTAGTTAGCCCAAAACGACCAGAAGTACAATGGCGTACCTTTTTGGGAGAATGCTATATCTTATTTAATATCTATTGTACTTTATGTTtagttaggttttttttcctttttttttattttgagtgtttttaaatttgtagatTAGTACTTTTTTGAAGGCCGCTGAGTTACttgtattataaaaaaaatgatagaatatccaacatttgaaaaaattctttcttattttaaggGAGATTCAGCAAGAAGACATAAAAGAAACTTGTGTCTTATGTTTCAAGATAAGTCCATGTTCTCCAATGGAATCAATACATCCCTTTTTCAAACTCAGTGAatgcttgtttaaaaaaacaaaacaaaacatgatttcaattttgaccaaaattatcataattatttCTTCTGCAGTTAGCCAGCCCTACCCAGGAGTTTTTTCttaatgtcattatttattgtCAGGTTGTTTCTCATGTTTGTATTAACCTGGAGAGTAAAAGCTAATTAGTAAATCTAAACTGAAAGGTCTAAATCTTAATATGTACCATGTCCTTTATTCCCAGGCGCCTGAACCCTTTTTCCATTACAACATGGCAAGTCAACAGTGAGATCAGCCTACATCTGTCAGTTGAGGGCAAGGTACTATGTTCAGTCATTTATGGGAATAAAATTTGAAAGcttcttttatgtatttgtggtttttgattaaaatattaacccttaacaacaaacattttttttctttcaaaggtgttttcagttttctcctcAACCCTCGATAACTCTGCTAGCGAGATGGTCAGCATGTCGACCACTGATAAGATCACTCAGTGGCAGGTGCTTGGATACCAAGGAGCCTTACTGAGCCACTTCATTGAGCCTGTCTATGTCCAAAGCATCCTTGTAGGTAAGTCAAGCCATTTgtctttgattttagcaatttctCCTTGTGTGTTTTCTGGTTAAGGAGGATTTCCTCAAGTGAGTTATCAGAAAGTTTGATGCGACATCATACCTCTGTCTAACAGTGTgatagaaaaacaagaatgcaaAATTTATTGACATAATTTGTAGTTAAtggttcagtttttaaatgtcatacATTCTGTTAATTTGGTTTGTGCCAAAGTGTAGATCAGTGGTGGCCGACTCCATTCCTCAAGATCAAATgtactgaatatttaaaatttgtccTGATCTAATGACTATTTGAATGAATGTCTAAACAACATTCTCACTATGTTGTCAAGTTCTTTGTGTTGGAtgcaataatttatttcattcactTACACTCAAAATTATTCCACTGGCAGATCtagatttaaatttattttcatttgtccAGCATGTAGGCACATGGAGGTATAATGCCAGTTATGACTGGAATGATTCATCAAAGGATTTGAGTACATTGATTACTAAAATTCCTCTAGGCTTTATTAAATTATGTTCTGGCTGGTTAATTATTTGTATTGCGCAACCCTCTCACTTGTTGTATTAAGTGCTATTTGCAGCTATGGAGGAAGACCAGCCTCCAAGAAGGAGACAACTCAGTGCATGTGCTACACAACAGTTGGTATTTCACAACAGCACGTCCTCGATGCTATAGCAACTCAACAGGAAACATTAGAGTTTACATcggtgttttaaaaaaatccaacccGATTAACGATCTCTGGAGGACcccaaatgaaatgttttcttatttcaaaaaaaGTAACTGCATTGTTTATCTACTATCAATTTTTCTTTCATAGATTTCTTCTGCTAGCTTAAATAGCTACTACAAAAGGGGGAATTCTCTTTATTCAATTACTACAGTAATAATCAAAAAActgatagattactcgattataaaaataatcatttacaaCATCCCTATGCCAACCAGAGTCCATACTTGAATCCTctagaaaatcttaaaatttatGGAGGGAGCAAAATaatagggtgatggcaaggaggttTTCTGACCTCAAAGACGTGGAACatactgcaagaaaaaaacttttggtttaatgaaaatgatttaaaatctaaatctggcTGGGGCATGAATAATTTTTCTCTTAATGgtacatattttctaaaataattgaCTGGTAATGAattcaaatgtgttttacacTGGGTTCCACCACAGCTGCATATGAAACTGACGTGCTCTGTTTCTTCCTGAATAGGGgaaagttcatttaaaaatagttCCTTATCTCACGCTGCTGATGCCTGCAGCTTGCTCTCAAGGTGGGTGCTCCTGAGCACCAGCAAATTCCCCAGACCTATAACCAAGATAAAAGGTGTGAAAATATCATAGTTTCCAGGTTGGAGGGGTGCCTAATTGTCCCCACCTCTTATAATTAACATGGcaaaataatcacatttgtCCAGGATGAAACAAGGGGAAACTCCAAAGTTAGctgtgctgtttttaaatgaaaatgtttatagGTGCAACCCCAGATTATGAGATGGGACGGCATggcaaatacaaaaaaaaacaacaatatatatgtatatcttgtcaacttattttaatttgcttttacaTTGTATATTTATTGTGAAACATCTCATTCTGTGTAGGTATTAATACAGGCTTTTAAGTTTACAAGGGGAGTGTTAATTGCTTAGAAAGTATTTCCAAATAGGGTAAAAATGTGAGTGACTGTGCTGTTCTACACAATAAATAAACGAGCAACAGATTATTTTGAAACGGCTTTTTCAAGCACCACACTTTAAAGGAAAGGGCTTGACATTGTATTCATCCATTATTCACTAAAGTCAGGAGAAactgttagaaatatttattttctaacctATTAAATTTAACAACAGGACCTAAAGCTAGGTTCTGTGATAATAGGTGGTTACAGCTGTGACTTTAGCAAAGGTCAGTGACACTTCTGTGATTATAATTTTCATGCATATAAATAATCTTTTGCAAGGTCCATCTTTTGAAAATGCACACccacaaaataaattgaagaaAGATTATAAAGAGTacacttaaaatgtatttacgtTTGATATTAAGCTAGCTAAATGTGGAGAGAAGTGATGGCAGCATCACAGTGAGCTCAATGCTTCATATTCCTATATTTTAGGTTCATAATGTTGCCAGTAAATCTGAgagtaaaattaaaagcaattgttgtaatttgtcagtttctttttgATGCATTTCAACTTTTCAGAATTCAGAAACTGGACATTATAAAAAGTAGTATAAAAATTGAACAAACTAATAACTACATAAATGTCACAGCTGCACTGCCAAATTATCAAGTTTTGAGCTTTTTATGTGAAACAAAACAGGTGACTCTGGTTGTACTGAAATCCGAGGGATGGAGATGTCTGTGAACCAGCGTGTGGAGGGAATCACCTCCCTGCTGCCCATGTTCTACTGCATGATGCGACCCCATATCAGCTTGGTGCCTTCTGTGGTCACCTCTGACACCGGCAGTCAGCTCACCTGTGGTATCAACTGGTGTGAAGGAGACGGCTCTGTGGAAGTTGTGGATGGTCTAGAGGGCAAGACCATTGAAGAGTAAGCCTGTCATATTTTGCATCTATTATACCTTCATGACTAGTTTACAGTTGTGCTGTTTGTTGGAGGTATAATTACTATTAGGCCATAAAGTATTAATAATATGATTGTGAGTTCAAGGTTTGCATAAAGTGCTTATACATTTGAATTGGGTAAGGTATGcagacagattaaaaaaaaatttacagaaTGTGCCATAAAACTATAATTAACTCTTTCACAGCTTCGTAttctttttggggggttttggtGACACCCAAATGACTCAGATTATTAATAACTTTTAATGTCAGACAATACATAGTTCTCATGTGATGTCATACTTCCAGGAACTTTGTAGCTGATAGCCATCTTGGTAAGTATCCAGAACTAACTGTCTTGACAGTTACAatggcaacaataaacaagccaacAGCTTAGAACTAACTCTCGGTTCCTTCTTTTCTAAATTATAAATGATAGAAGTACCCTACAACTATTACTCAATTacaatttttgatgactttcattTTGTTGGTCTTAAAGCCATAGTTCATCTATGCTTTGAGCTGTTCTTGCCTACCAGGATGGCGGTTCAGTGGTGCTTATCACTTCCGGTTCAGTCTTGTGGGAACTCTGTATTGTAATCCAAGTAAGTAGAACAGCAATTCTCTAGTGATGATTTCAAGGGGAAAGtgctatccaaaccaacctggcccTGTGTGAAAACATAATTGTCATGTTATTATATTGGAAATGAATTTTTGGTTCATGTTTGGGCCTATCTAATCTATTACCGATTTCCTTGTTGTAGGTCTCCATTTAAGAGTGGACCTGCTTTGGCAAGCCGCCTGTGCAAAGCAGCAATGCTGCACCGCTTCAGGTTGGTGGCCAAAGAGGCCCAGAGACAGGACCTAGTCACCACAAGCTGCTACAGAGAATTAAAGGTACCCATTTACACATAAGCGTTTACACTACAGACCTGCATTCCATTAAAAGTAGAATTAATTTTTTCTATCAGCCTGTTTTGTGTCAACAAACTGGAATTTAGGCTGAAGATaagatgattgtttttgttaaagttcacaggaaacttatttttttaaattgaaaatgatgcattttaacTCAAGAATCAAATTCTAACAAGAGGCCTGCTCAAGTCTTAGATCAAAACTTTCAACTTAAAAAGAATTGTGAAAGTAGTTTATTTGTCTGACATTTTCATCAAtcttttcaaatatattaattattgGTTTTAGGAAATTACTCTACTTTTTATTCACTCTATTACTTTCTTTTCATTGAAGATGATGGCTAAGCCGTACCAGGAGGCCAAAAGTGTGCTGCGGGCATACCTGTCTCAGCAGGGCTTTGGTTCATGGCTGGAAAAGCTTCCTGGCAGTGACAACTTTAATGACTAAAGGAGCAATTTTCAACTGAAATCGTTCtcgttttttgggggggagaaTTAAACCATCATTTTGTTTGCCGCAGTCTTGATGGGTTTTAGAAGTTAGACGGTGGTTCCTCAGAGGTCTTCATTGTTCATCTTTTCAGCAGGTTTGTGAAGATTAGAAAgttgaaacagaaacaattattgtttttctcgTAATTTGCAACTGACTCTTTAGTTGGCCAATCattttacttttcctttttgtgtatGGCATGATCATCGAGTGAAAACTACATTCTTTCCCGATGttgttttatcttatttgtaaaataatgttcTGTTAAGTCGAGGTTGTAATGGTGTTGTTTTGGGACTGCCTTAACAAAGATTTATGTctgttgaatttttatttctcttttttttctttatattaagGGATTTTTTTCCTATATACAGAGATggagcaataaaacaaaatgcatgttataaaaaatatgtgttgagtttatatattttttgcacacaGTGGTCCATACTTCAAGAATTTCTGtcaattttgatgattatggggTGTATCTAATCGAAGCTTGCAATTAAGTTTCtctgaaaataattatattgcaccgaaaaaagattcaaaataatatttgattaaGGCCTACATAATCATAGAAAAGGACTGGTGACATGGCAGCTGTCCAGTAGACCATGACTTAAACTCCCTACACAAAGAGGCTTAGCCACAAAAGGTTGTTACTAAAGAAGTTGGCTTTTCAAAACGCTGCATCGAATTATAGTATAGTATACTgcatggaagaaaaatatgtggCAGAAAAAGATGAAGAATCAGAGATCACCTCAGCCTTGAAGGTTTTGTGAAGGGAAGCTCATTTAAGAGATTAGTAGCAATTCAAGAGGAATGTACTGTGACTACAGTCGGCACATCAACTGCTACATGGCATTgaggacattttattttatttttttttagattgaatacatttttcatttcataaatCTAGAGTCTGGATAAATAATGACGCATAGGAGGGAAGTTTCTATGGCCATTGATGAATTGTATATTTATTTCATCTGCTGGCCTTGGCCTGGTGTTTTATCCGGTGTACAGTAAGAGGAGCTGTTTGCCAGAACATTTTAGAAGAGTTAATACTTCTCTGCTGAAGAGCTTTATGCTGATTtgattttccagcaggacttggtcCCAGCCCACTCTGCCAAATATACCAAACCTGCATAACCATGGTATCACTGTGACTCATGGACTTTGTCAATAGGAAGATGACGCAGTAGAATCACCAATGCAGACAGTTTGAAGGCCACTATTGAAGCAACCTTGGCTTCTTTATCACCTCAGCAGAACAATAGGCTGAGCCCCAATCAAGCATTGGTTCATATAGTGAACAGTATATGTCTACTGCACGTTGTCTTTGAACGCCTTACTGTAACATGTCTGCCACTGAAAATCAGTCTAAAGCAATAGTCAAAAAGCTCCAGTTCTGAAGAACGGGTGTCTCTTAGATGTATCTCTGCATCAGCACATCTGGCTCCaatattagctcattagcaAAGCTCTGTAGAGCTTAAGTGCATGCTATTGAGACAcatctagaagttgcaggacTATGGCCCCCGAGGAATTAAGTTCAAGACCACTGACAGCCTGGCTTTAACTTGAATGAATACTCATACTGACTAGTAACTGGTATGTAAATGACTCAATTTGCACAGAGTTGGAACATCTAGAACAAACACCGTGCAGCATGTTTTGCATCATTAGAGGTAGtgtaactttttcattttttgctacTAGAAGGCACATAAGCCAACGTTTTCAGCACTTGATATGCAAATTATATGGCCTTTGACAATTGTAAAGTTGATGGTCAGTTGCACCATGTGCAAGTTTATTATAATATTGAAAGAGAATGTTAGCAGTTCATGTTGCACTTCATTGATGCTTTATCTACAAGAACGaaattctgaattattttttcacGTCAGTTGAAACCTGTTGACCTGTCACTCTGCCTGTGCTTTTAAGCTTGTctcaccattttctttttttatatacatatacaggAAATGCTCTGGTTTCCTGTATATGCAGCTCTGCGCatcatttatgttaaaatgtctGGCTGCAGCCTTGTGAATGGAGAGCTGTGCATTCCTACTTGACCTGGCAAGCAATGGAGTCACCATAGGATGCAGGGAATGTGTGCCCAGTGATCAGTCCTTTCAATCGTATGTATAGCAACAAAAAGATTT
This Xiphophorus hellerii strain 12219 chromosome 23, Xiphophorus_hellerii-4.1, whole genome shotgun sequence DNA region includes the following protein-coding sequences:
- the adad1 gene encoding adenosine deaminase domain-containing protein 1 → MFSAGGSFRGSRGTSFAQILMKSLPPTSESRESNKEQYFFNVDQERDSIRQGTKSFRPGHFEKPKSSPKELVEKYKKGETNAVSLLHQLAQVLQFHLEIKETVTTGNLSGFYFAFAVEIDGVQYKTGMGVTKKEARLNAAKAALEDFLPSLGCLKSDLPQTSDVPPPLPVKEDASISDRNPSRAFYERKSSVNLQIPHAVKDQLSKLLNNHPEFSSCGETTAAFIVKTSTGCEVVALGTGNFNTKVSSNGRVVHDSHAVVTARRSLMRYLYRHLLMYFSKNANLTAKSIFTHNINSKLLSLKSGITLHLYVNQLPKGAAQIPTKLRLNPFSITTWQVNSEISLHLSVEGKVFSVFSSTLDNSASEMVSMSTTDKITQWQVLGYQGALLSHFIEPVYVQSILVGDSGCTEIRGMEMSVNQRVEGITSLLPMFYCMMRPHISLVPSVVTSDTGSQLTCGINWCEGDGSVEVVDGLEGKTIEESPFKSGPALASRLCKAAMLHRFRLVAKEAQRQDLVTTSCYRELKMMAKPYQEAKSVLRAYLSQQGFGSWLEKLPGSDNFND